Genomic DNA from Gimesia aquarii:
TTCCAAGCTGATCAATCTACCAAATTTCTGGAGCACGAATCTTGAGCGGGCATTGATGGCACGAGAAGTAGCACGATTAATGAAAGTCGATCCAGATATTGCTTTTTCAGCAGCGATGTTGCAGGATTTTCTGCTTCCGATTTTATCGAAAGAATTATTCGACCTCTATCTACAGTTTACCATCAATCAGGATAGCAATCCTTGTCTCATCAATGAATATGAGCGGAGGCATTTTAGCTGGGACCACTGTGAAGCAGCAGCAAATGTGATGTTAGACTGGTCGTTTCCTGATGAGTTAATCTGCACCGTCTATTTGCACCATCAAGGGTTGAAACTGCTGACTCATCCTGAATTGAGTAAAACAACTGCAGCAGCAGTTGCCGTAGCTTCACTGATTCCGGATCCGCTCCGTCAGGATCCCAATGGATTAAACCAGTTAATTCAATTGCATGAAGCCTGGGAAGAATTTAACCTATTCGACATGGCAGAACAGATTGATACTGAACTCAGAGAAGA
This window encodes:
- a CDS encoding HDOD domain-containing protein — encoded protein: MVDWTKLRKELIGEGKKSPLPPQIKLPMLPKAVMEFSQKSEDPKATPKELSKIIETDAGISCELLRMVNSSALGLRRKVSSIQQTITLMGIRSTKLFLITTGLKQAMSTNDSKLINLPNFWSTNLERALMAREVARLMKVDPDIAFSAAMLQDFLLPILSKELFDLYLQFTINQDSNPCLINEYERRHFSWDHCEAAANVMLDWSFPDELICTVYLHHQGLKLLTHPELSKTTAAAVAVASLIPDPLRQDPNGLNQLIQLHEAWEEFNLFDMAEQIDTELREESTAASNYLSLKNRLEKHAALIESN